The segment CCAGTTCTCGTGCGAGGACAACTTCCGGCAACCCTGTCATACCCACAATGTCTCCGATCATGCTCATCATTTTTATCTCTGCACGGGTCTCAAAGCGTGGTCCTTCGGTACAAACATATGTCCCTCTGGTATAGTCAACTCCTTTCTTCTCAAGTGTATCAATAATGCACTTGCTGATCTCGGGACAATATGGCTCTGTCATATCAACATGAACTGTGTTCTTGTCATAGAATGTGGATATACGGCTCTTGGTAAGGTCGATAAAATCATCAGGGATAACAAAACTGCCAATGGCATGACCTTTCATGGTTCCCACGGAATTGGTAGCTACTATTTTCTCCACTCCAAGTTCCTTTATCGCCCAAATGTTGGCACGATAGTTGATCATATGTGGGGGAACATGTTCAGCAGCTCCTGAATGCCGGGGTACTATGGCTATGGTCTTATCATTCAGTTTGCCAATGTATACGCCAACATCTCCGTAAGGTGTATTGACGATCTTTGCAGATCCTTCTATAAAAGATGAGAATCCTACACCACCAAGTATTGCTGCATCGATTTTCATGCGTGGTAATAGGGCTGTTTAGTTTTTAGCTTTATGCTTCCCTTTTTTCGGAAGTTTTTCGGGGGATGAATTGGTCATGGATATCTTGATGCCAAGGAGTGCGATCATTATGGCACCTACTACCGAGTAAACGAAGTACTGCAGGCTCAGTTCACCATTTGCACCCTCGCCTGCAAGGGCACTAACTGAGAGTATATAGGTGCTTGCACCCCAGAATAGCAGACCGACTGCTATTATGAAAAGAGCCGGTGATATCTCTTTTATTGTGAAAGTTTCGCTTATTTTCTGGTCGACCATCTTCCCGATGTCTGCAAAAAGGATGGCTATAACGTACCACCAGATGGTAGCATTAATGAAAACGGTAATGAGGGTAACTATTCCATAGTACCAGCTACCGCCGGTAATGTGGTACTGCCAGAGTGTCACAGCCCCTATCATGGTAGCGATCACTCCAAGGATGGCAGCTATTGTGTAAGTGACAAAGGTCATCTGGCCTTCATAAAAAGAATCCTTCATTCTTTCTCTTAAAAGGGCGAAAGGCTGGTCGAGGTTAAATCCTCTGTAAAGCATGTACATTCCGATCGCAGCTGAAATACCTATAATTGCGCCTTCCGGATATCTTGCCAGCAGGAAAATTGCATAGATAAGTGCTGCAAGTCCCAGCGGGACAAAGAATGTCTGTGATATTTTCGGATCGTTCAGTGCATTTTTCAGGATATAGTAAGTACTTTCGAGGTTTGCACTTTGCTTAACCACGATACGCTTGACCGAATCGATCTTGATACGGGATTGAACTATGGGCAGGAGTGTCTCGTCCTCTGCTCCATCGGATATGAATATTGCATTTGTGATCTCATTCTCGCTCAGGAAAGCATCCAGCTGGGCAGATATTTTCTGGTCTGATATGACACCCACATTCTTGTCACCTGCAAATGTGATTATCTGGGCATCAAGACCCTTTGTAAGCAGTTCATCAAGAACATTCACGCCGCCAAATATTGTATTGCTGTCGGAATCCTCCGGATCTGCAGTTGCAAGTTTCACTGCTGCATCGATGTTATCTTCACGTCCTATGATTGGAGTGGTAACATCTGCTTTTTCACCAAGATCATTGTCCCTGTCAATGCATATGACTAAAGTTTGCATGAAACCTCTTTATATTGTAAATTAGTACGAATACATCCTTTTTCCTATCGCGATGTCAAAATGCAGTACGTAAACACAGAAGTATTACAATTAAAAGAATATAAAGGATGCTATCTAGGCTTTGAGATTATTGCATCTGATGTTGTATTC is part of the Methanococcoides orientis genome and harbors:
- a CDS encoding MTAP family purine nucleoside phosphorylase — translated: MKIDAAILGGVGFSSFIEGSAKIVNTPYGDVGVYIGKLNDKTIAIVPRHSGAAEHVPPHMINYRANIWAIKELGVEKIVATNSVGTMKGHAIGSFVIPDDFIDLTKSRISTFYDKNTVHVDMTEPYCPEISKCIIDTLEKKGVDYTRGTYVCTEGPRFETRAEIKMMSMIGDIVGMTGLPEVVLARELELCYASICTITNQACGLTENKITADEVVVELGTTQKMLLEVLTDVIDCIPATRNCECMNATQGARL
- a CDS encoding DUF373 family protein, whose amino-acid sequence is MQTLVICIDRDNDLGEKADVTTPIIGREDNIDAAVKLATADPEDSDSNTIFGGVNVLDELLTKGLDAQIITFAGDKNVGVISDQKISAQLDAFLSENEITNAIFISDGAEDETLLPIVQSRIKIDSVKRIVVKQSANLESTYYILKNALNDPKISQTFFVPLGLAALIYAIFLLARYPEGAIIGISAAIGMYMLYRGFNLDQPFALLRERMKDSFYEGQMTFVTYTIAAILGVIATMIGAVTLWQYHITGGSWYYGIVTLITVFINATIWWYVIAILFADIGKMVDQKISETFTIKEISPALFIIAVGLLFWGASTYILSVSALAGEGANGELSLQYFVYSVVGAIMIALLGIKISMTNSSPEKLPKKGKHKAKN